One Candidatus Nitronauta litoralis genomic window, GTTTTCTCAAAAATCTTCCATTGAAGATGTCCAATGAGATGTATCGTTTTTATTCATTGGAAAACGCGCTGGGGCCGGGCTATAATCCGAAATCACGGATCAAATAATTTAACTTTTAAAACTCTTTTATCAGGAATCGAAATGGTAGCTTACGTCAACGGCAACGGCATCCGCCCTGGCTATGTCATTATCTATAATAAGGATCTTTACCGCGTCATGTCGGCGGAACACCGCACACCGGGCAACAAGCGGGCCTTTTGCCAGGCCAAGCTGCGCAATTTAAATAATGGTAATCAGACAGAAGTGAAGTTCCGCGCGGACGAACAGGTGGAACGCGCCAGTCTGGAACAGATCGAAATGGAATACCTCTATCAGGATACTTCCGGCTATTGTTTCATGAATTGTGAGACTTACGACCAGTTGTTTCTGGATGAATCGGCAGTTGAAGGGGTAAAAGCCTACCTGCTTCCCAACACAAAAGTGGTGGTCGAGTTTCATGATGAAAAACCCATCGGTATCGATCTGCCGGAAACAGTTGAACTGATCGTAACCGACACCGAGCCGCCTCTCAAAGGAGCCACCGCCTCTGGCAGTGGCAAACCGGCGACCCTGGAAACCGGACTTGTCGTCACCGTTCCGAACTTCATCGAAGTTGGCGAAAAGGTGAAAGTTTCAACTACATCCGGCCAGTATCAGGAGCGGGCCAAGGGATAAGGGGTTTTTCTTCCGTTGAGTTAAATGCCCGGTCCGCGTCCACGTTAAAAACCTCGCCTACCCCCTGTAGTTCAACTCTTTGAAGAAAAACGTGTTATTCTTTTTTTTGTTGCATTGAATTGGCGTTGAATACGGAGTAAACTAGACTGACGTTCTGCAGATCATCTGTGGGATTACCAGGCTTGCAATACGCCGTCCCCCCGTTTGACACATCATTAGGAAACTCACCCATGCCTGAAATTGGTTCCGTTGCTCCTCTCGGTATTATGGAAATGGTTTTGCGATCCAGTTGGGTTGCGCAGGCCGTCCTGATTCTTCTGGTTATCTTCTCTGTCGTTTCCTGGGCCATTATCCTGACCAAATGGTCGGGGTTTCGCAAGGCTCAGAAAGAAGATAAAAAATTCCTCGACGTCTTTCACAAGAGTGAAAGCCTTACCAATATTTATAACCTGTCGCGGGAGCTGAAACACAGCCCTGTAGCGCGTGTCTTCCTGACCGGTTACCACGAATTGTATGTGTTCCAGGAGATGGCCCGAGACGAAAGAAAAAACGGATCGGATGTGCTGAGTCAGGTTGATTTAAAAGGAATTGAGCTTGCGCTCAACAAAGCCGTCAATCGGGAAGTGGAGCGGCTGTCGGGCAAACTGGATGTTCTGGCGACCACCGGCAGCACAACTCCTTTCATTGGATTGTTCGGAACGGTCTGGGGCATCATGCATTCGTTCCGGGTGATTGGTGTCAAGGGTTCGG contains:
- the efp gene encoding elongation factor P — translated: MVAYVNGNGIRPGYVIIYNKDLYRVMSAEHRTPGNKRAFCQAKLRNLNNGNQTEVKFRADEQVERASLEQIEMEYLYQDTSGYCFMNCETYDQLFLDESAVEGVKAYLLPNTKVVVEFHDEKPIGIDLPETVELIVTDTEPPLKGATASGSGKPATLETGLVVTVPNFIEVGEKVKVSTTSGQYQERAKG
- the tolQ gene encoding protein TolQ; amino-acid sequence: MPEIGSVAPLGIMEMVLRSSWVAQAVLILLVIFSVVSWAIILTKWSGFRKAQKEDKKFLDVFHKSESLTNIYNLSRELKHSPVARVFLTGYHELYVFQEMARDERKNGSDVLSQVDLKGIELALNKAVNREVERLSGKLDVLATTGSTTPFIGLFGTVWGIMHSFRVIGVKGSASIGGVAPGIAEALIATAAGLLAAIPAVIFYNLLNNRVRILGGVMDDFSRDFAYMAEKNFMEPSKVRRQPETEMSVE